A single genomic interval of Helianthus annuus cultivar XRQ/B chromosome 13, HanXRQr2.0-SUNRISE, whole genome shotgun sequence harbors:
- the LOC110901835 gene encoding uncharacterized protein LOC110901835, which produces MDDIPPLFLPIDISEDDDSSSSDSSLIFFQNLINEAAQLEDMGTSRKRKTVHRDRVKCHDNLMRDYFVEEPVFNEDVFRQRFRMSKRLFLKILSDAQANNSWFQDAADASDRKSFTSIQKVTLAIKQLATGNAPDEFDEYLNMSTRTSRESLEYFCETVCNLYASEVLRRPTSHDVALLYQAHEEKHHLPGMLGSLDYDGNAIAPVHIRDPPVEPVFEDTAYNELIDEDTHYRLKYDLVEHLGKQDLPHLLADSDDE; this is translated from the exons ATGGATGATATACCACCGCTATTCCTACCAATTGATATTAGTGAAGACGATGATTCTTCCTCGAGCGATAGTAGTTTAATTTTTTTCCAAAATCTTATTAACGAAGCCGCTCAACTGGAAGACATGGGCACTTCTAGAAAAAGGAAAACTGTCCATCGAGATCGAGTGAAATGTCACGACAACCTTATGAGAGATTATTTTGTCGAGGAGCCCGTATTCAACGAAGATGTTTTTCGTCAAAGGTTCCGTATGTCCAAAAGgttgtttttaaaaattttgagTGACGCGCAAGCGAATAACTCGTGGTTTCAAGACGCCGCGGATGCTAGTGATAGGAAGAGTTTTACATCGATTCAAAAAGTTACTTTGGCGATTAAGCAACTAGCAACCGGCAATGCTCCAGACGAGTtcgacgagtatttaaatatgtccACAAGGACTTCCAGAGAAAGTCTAGAATATTTTTGCGAAACTGTATGTAATTTATACGCTTCCGAGGTTTTACGTAGACCTACTAGCCACGACGTTGCGCTCTTGTACCAAGCTCATGAGGAGAAACATCACCTTCCTGGGATGTTGGGTAGTCTTGATT ACGACGGAAACGCGATTGCACCGGTACATATTCGGGATCCTCCAGTCGAGCCCGTTTTCGAAGACACTGCTTATAACGAGCTCATTGATGAAGATACGCATTATAGACTAAAATATGATCTTGTGGAGCATCTTGGAAAACAAGATTTACCCCACCTTTTAGCGGATTCCGACGACGAATAG